In Podospora pseudopauciseta strain CBS 411.78 chromosome 3, whole genome shotgun sequence, one genomic interval encodes:
- a CDS encoding hypothetical protein (EggNog:ENOG503NW40; COG:P) has product MAVDADKAHNRSNSTTSKASYAHHDDTGTASSHHGSPESLKHQRLEASRKLANPLAGLSHERLYQMGEEYAVNAGLTSDEDLRAFRLGAVIASNQTDYSSILELTDREREVLEREKTHKWSNPRMLYWVIAICSLCAAVQGMDETVVNGAQIFYKEAFGIAEDTWLIGLTNGAPYLCCAIVGCWVTEPMNKRFGRRGTIFISCAISALACFWQAFTNTWYHMFIARFFLGFGIGPKSATTPIFAAECSPPRLRGALVMQWQMWTAFGIMIGYVADLAFYPVPDRGIPLGLNWRLMMGSALIPAVVVCCLAYVCPESPRWYLTKNRHKDAFASVCQLRHEKVQAARDLFYTHTLLKAEEQTTANIGTRNRIKEVFTIRRNRNAMIASEIVMFMQQFCGVNVIAYFSSEIFREAGYSEVEALAASLGFGVINFLFAIPAFYTIDTYGRRNLLLTTFPLMALFMFFTGFSFWIPEDSPAHIGCIALGIYLFGIVYSPGEGPVPFTYSAEAYPLYIRAIGMSFATATTWFFNFVLALTWPSLLEAFRPQGAFSWYGGWNIVGFFLVLFLVPETKEKTLEELDRVFDVDLRRMMAFGARQAGWFWGRYVMRRKGGRKPVHPGEEGLDGDSGEEGEFLGEKKGVVGGMDGAGRV; this is encoded by the exons ATGGCTGTCGACGCTGACAAGGCCCACAACCGCTCCAActcaaccacctccaaaGCCTCGTACGCTCACCATGACGATACAGGCACCGCTTCATCCCACCATGGCTCACCAGAGTCTCTCAAGCACCAACGCCTGGAAGCCTCCAGGAAGCTCGCAAACCCCCTCGCTGGTTTGAGCCATGAACGACTTTACCAGATGGGCGAGGAGTATGCCGTTAACGCCGGGCTGACCAGCGATGAGGACCTCCGCGCTTTCCGTCTCGGTGCAGTTATCGCTAGCAACCAGACTGACTACAGCTCCATCCTGGAGCTTACCGATCGCGAGAGGGAAGTTCTAGAACGTGAGAAAACCCACAAGTGGTCCAACCCCCGGATGCTTTACTGGGTCATTGCCATCTGCTCTCTCTGTGCCGCTGTTCAGGGCATGGATGAGACAGTTGTCAATGGCGCCCAGATCTTTTACAAGGAAGCCTTTGGAATCGCTGAGGACACCTGGTTGATTGGTCTCACTAACGGCGCTCCGTATTTGTGCTGTGCCATTGTTGGTTGCTGGGTGACTGAGCCTATGAATAAGAGGTTTGGGAGAAGAGGCACAATCTTCATCTCTTGTGCTATTTCGGCGTTGGCATGCTTCTGGCAGGCGTTTACGAACACCTGGTATCATATGTTTATCGCACGGTTTTTCTTGGGATTTGGTATTGGACCCAAGAGCGCAACTACACCGATTTTCGCCGCAGAGTGCTCTCCGCCAAGACTGAGAGGAGCCCTGGTCATG CAATGGCAAATGTGGACGGCCTTCGGTATTATGATCGGTTACGTTGCCGACTTGGCCTTCTACCCTGTTCCTGACCGCGGCATCCCCCTGGGTCTCAACTggcggttgatgatgggttcCGCCCTCATTCCAGCCGTCGTTGTCTGTTGTCTCGCCTACGTCTGCCCCGAGTCACCCAGATGGTATCTCACCAAGAACCGCCACAAGGATGCGTTTGCTTCGGTCTGTCAACTTCGCCATGAGAAAGTCCAGGCGGCCAGGGATCTGTTTTACACGCACACCCTGCTCAAGGCCGAAGAGCAGACCACGGCCAACATTGGAACACGCAACCGCATCAAGGAGGTCTTTACCATCCGACGCAACAGAAATGCCATGATTGCTTCTGAGATTGTCATGTTTATGCAACAATTCTGCGGTGTCAATGTCATTGCCTACTTTTCCAGTGAAATTTTCAGGGAGGCTGGGTATTCTGAGGTCGAGGCTCTGGCAGCAAGCTTGGGATTTGGAGTCATCAACTTCCTGTTTGCCATACCAGCCTTTTACACCATCGACACATACGGCCGGCGCAATTTACTGCTCACCACCTTCCCGCTGATGGCACTATTCATGTTCTTCACTGGTTTCAGCTTCTGGATACCAGAAGACAGTCCAGCACACATCGGGTGTATAGCCTTGGGAATCTACCTCTTCGGCATCGTCTACAGCCCCGGCGAGGGCCCCGTGCCATTTACCTATTCAGCAGAAGCATACCCGCTGTATATCCGCGCCATAGGGATGAGCTTCGCGACGGCAACGACGTGGTTCTTCAATTTTGTTCTGGCGCTTACGTGGCCGAGTTTACTGGAGGCGTTCAGGCCGCAGGGCGCTTTTAGCTGGTATGGGGGGTGGAATATTGTTGGGTttttcttggtgttgtttttggtgCCTGAGACGAAGGAGAAGAcgttggaggagctggataGGGTTTTTGATGTggatttgaggaggatgatggctttTGGGGCGAGGCAGGcggggtggttttgggggaggtaCGTGATGAggcggaagggggggaggaagccgGTTCAtccgggggaggaggggttggatggggatagtggggaggagggagagtttttgggggagaagaaaggggttgttggggggatggatggggcggggagggtttga